From the genome of Hymenobacter cellulosilyticus, one region includes:
- a CDS encoding SDR family oxidoreductase encodes MSKIILITGTSTGFGKLMTTTLAAAGHTVLAAMRETTGKNAAVAQELAALPRVEVVELDVTSDDSVQQAVTQALSRHGRIDVLINNAAVTGYGLLEAYSLDQIRRMFDVNFYGVLRTYQAVLPAMRQAKQGLVINITSGASGHTLPFMIPYLASKFAVESVTEGLQDELRDYNIENVSIQPGVYPTEMNSGVKPGVNADKEAIVAEYGEAAADKFNAMGAGLYGKMVAFDMNPQAIADGVLHLVDMPDGTRPLRYPIDAIAEGTDKEFIDARAAIKAKWLTKYTV; translated from the coding sequence ATGTCCAAAATCATCTTAATCACCGGTACCAGCACGGGCTTTGGTAAGCTCATGACTACCACCCTGGCTGCTGCCGGCCACACCGTGCTGGCCGCCATGCGCGAAACCACCGGCAAGAATGCCGCCGTAGCTCAAGAACTGGCCGCTTTGCCCCGCGTGGAAGTCGTAGAGCTCGACGTTACCAGCGACGACTCGGTACAGCAGGCCGTAACTCAGGCCCTGTCCCGACACGGCCGCATCGACGTGCTGATCAACAACGCCGCCGTGACCGGCTACGGCCTGCTGGAAGCTTATTCCCTCGACCAGATTCGTCGCATGTTCGACGTGAATTTCTACGGCGTGTTGCGCACCTACCAGGCCGTGCTGCCGGCTATGCGGCAGGCCAAGCAGGGTCTGGTTATCAACATTACCTCGGGCGCCAGCGGCCACACGTTGCCCTTCATGATTCCGTATCTGGCTTCGAAGTTTGCGGTGGAAAGCGTGACGGAAGGGCTGCAGGACGAACTGCGCGACTACAACATCGAGAACGTCAGCATCCAGCCCGGCGTGTATCCTACGGAAATGAATTCGGGCGTCAAGCCCGGCGTTAATGCCGATAAGGAAGCCATTGTGGCCGAGTACGGCGAGGCGGCCGCTGATAAGTTCAACGCTATGGGCGCCGGGCTGTATGGCAAAATGGTTGCCTTCGACATGAACCCTCAGGCCATTGCCGACGGCGTCTTGCACCTGGTGGACATGCCCGACGGCACGCGCCCGTTGCGCTACCCAATCGATGCCATTGCCGAAGGTACCGACAAAGAGTTCATCGACGCCCGGGCGGCCATCAAGGCCAAGTGGCTGACCAAATACACAGTCTAA
- a CDS encoding DUF5723 family protein yields the protein MGIVDVRIEPGKITAYSAMSPLFDIDYGKVVSNASFNRQERGNGLQPVGKGNGFDLGLAMEAGKMLRASLSVTDLGHMTWEGNLLTASDQKLKKLRSNGVDNYDFLAEATKIFASGTDSVFVYQPSQEYRADLPTKLRAGAGLRITNRLELGLDVTLPLNEVAGNIPSPFVGAGIDFKPTKYLRLSSGIAGGAGYGFALPLGVTFTTSIYEFGSAPVMCRACWPIRTPTPR from the coding sequence GTGGGCATTGTGGACGTGCGCATCGAGCCGGGCAAGATTACGGCCTACAGCGCTATGTCGCCGCTGTTCGATATTGACTACGGCAAAGTAGTAAGCAACGCTTCTTTCAACCGGCAGGAGCGGGGCAATGGGCTGCAGCCGGTGGGCAAAGGCAACGGCTTCGATTTGGGCCTGGCTATGGAAGCCGGCAAAATGCTGCGGGCCAGCCTGTCCGTCACCGACCTGGGCCACATGACCTGGGAAGGCAACCTGCTGACCGCCTCCGACCAGAAGCTCAAGAAGCTGCGCTCCAACGGCGTCGACAACTACGACTTCCTGGCCGAGGCCACCAAGATTTTTGCCTCCGGCACCGACAGCGTGTTTGTGTACCAGCCCAGCCAGGAGTACCGCGCCGACTTGCCCACCAAGCTGCGGGCCGGGGCCGGCCTGCGTATCACCAACCGCCTGGAGCTGGGCCTCGACGTGACCTTGCCGCTAAATGAGGTGGCCGGCAACATTCCCAGTCCCTTCGTAGGCGCCGGCATCGACTTCAAGCCCACCAAGTACCTGCGGCTGAGCAGCGGTATTGCGGGCGGGGCCGGTTACGGCTTTGCCCTGCCGCTGGGCGTCACCTTCACCACAAGCATCTACGAATTCGGGTCAGCACCCGTGATGTGCCGGGCCTGCTGGCCGATAAGAACCCCTACGCCTCGGTAG
- the meaB gene encoding methylmalonyl Co-A mutase-associated GTPase MeaB, translating into MAKRFSVDEYAEGILAGNRMVLSRAITLVESTLPSDQRLAEQVLDRVLPHAGRSVRVGITGVPGVGKSTFIEALGLALLTQGKRLAVLAVDPTSQRSGGSILGDKTRMNQLAAHERAYIRPSPAGRSLGGVTRSTREAMILCEAAGHDVIFIETVGVGQSETAVHGMVDFFLLLMLAGAGDELQGIKKGIMEMADAVTITKADGQNETAAKLARREYQNALHLFPLAPSGWQPVVTISSALSGRGVPEVWQVVEQYVQQTQQSGYFQQRRQEQNLHWLYEAIRQGLEEQFYAKASVQQHLPALRQQVIDGSKSAFGAAAELLGL; encoded by the coding sequence TTGGCTAAGCGCTTTTCCGTTGACGAGTACGCCGAAGGCATCCTGGCCGGCAACCGCATGGTGCTGAGTCGGGCCATTACGCTCGTGGAAAGCACCCTGCCCTCCGACCAGCGCCTGGCCGAGCAGGTTCTCGACCGGGTGCTGCCCCATGCCGGCCGCTCGGTGCGGGTGGGTATTACGGGCGTACCGGGCGTGGGCAAAAGTACGTTTATCGAAGCCCTGGGCTTGGCGCTGCTCACGCAGGGCAAGCGCCTGGCCGTACTGGCCGTCGACCCCACAAGTCAGCGCAGCGGCGGCAGCATCCTGGGCGACAAAACCCGGATGAACCAGCTGGCCGCTCACGAGCGGGCCTACATCCGGCCTTCGCCGGCGGGCCGCAGCCTGGGTGGCGTTACGCGCAGTACCCGCGAGGCCATGATCTTGTGCGAAGCCGCCGGCCACGACGTTATTTTCATCGAGACCGTGGGCGTGGGCCAGAGCGAAACCGCCGTGCACGGCATGGTCGACTTCTTTCTACTGCTCATGCTGGCCGGGGCCGGCGACGAGCTGCAGGGCATCAAGAAAGGCATTATGGAAATGGCCGATGCGGTAACCATTACCAAAGCCGATGGGCAGAACGAAACGGCTGCCAAGCTGGCCCGCCGCGAGTACCAGAACGCCCTGCACCTGTTCCCACTGGCTCCCTCGGGCTGGCAGCCGGTGGTGACCATCAGCTCGGCCCTGAGCGGCCGGGGCGTGCCCGAGGTGTGGCAGGTGGTAGAGCAGTACGTGCAGCAAACCCAGCAGAGCGGCTACTTCCAGCAGCGCCGGCAGGAGCAAAACCTGCACTGGCTCTACGAGGCCATTCGCCAGGGCCTGGAAGAGCAGTTTTATGCCAAGGCCAGCGTGCAGCAGCATTTGCCCGCTCTGCGCCAGCAGGTAATTGACGGCAGCAAATCGGCCTTTGGGGCCGCCGCTGAGCTGTTGGGCTTATAA
- a CDS encoding VOC family protein gives MQLGSIALLVRDYDEALTYYVGVLGFRLLEDTDLSQGKRWVRVVPPGAETGLLLAQAKGEDQEKAVGNQCGGRVFLFLHTAEFWADYHRLHARGVQFLEEPRQESYGHVAVFADLYGNKWDLLEVQRGL, from the coding sequence ATGCAGCTAGGTTCTATAGCCTTATTAGTGCGTGACTACGACGAGGCCCTGACTTATTACGTCGGGGTGCTGGGCTTCCGGCTCCTGGAAGATACTGACCTGAGTCAGGGCAAACGCTGGGTACGCGTAGTGCCTCCCGGCGCCGAAACCGGGCTGCTGCTGGCCCAGGCCAAAGGCGAAGACCAGGAAAAAGCCGTTGGTAACCAGTGCGGCGGCCGGGTCTTCCTGTTTCTGCACACCGCCGAGTTCTGGGCTGACTACCACCGCCTGCACGCCCGGGGCGTACAGTTTCTGGAGGAGCCCCGCCAGGAAAGCTACGGCCACGTGGCCGTCTTTGCCGACCTCTACGGTAATAAGTGGGACTTGCTGGAAGTGCAGCGCGGCTTATAA